In one Gossypium hirsutum isolate 1008001.06 chromosome D09, Gossypium_hirsutum_v2.1, whole genome shotgun sequence genomic region, the following are encoded:
- the LOC107891494 gene encoding uncharacterized protein yields the protein MENHSRDKGKATQTDNEDKDDLQSVLTLQRHLLMEAKTLDSDLDFAFQLQMQEAFSASLSVHHPSSSLDVTLSPPSDRGFDYVTLMLQDIERFEMERKDREESEEEMRRFRNDLNRSIYDQNFARYIMNVPEQEWNNYGDNYERPYDGNVVESQNEGFRVYVKGLVSEERIREMKVTVGGVGVAICDFWNNLVLELRKKLDGAEFITGEMAGVEAVIHGLNAALSLDLKRVTLFVDDFLVYQFITGRQQPGQSKLGTKVNEVSLLQKRFTYFQPSFAARNDMSFVFKLARDAIVSQITWPVETSNGKGLKETCMICFEDTDATQMFTVDGCFHRYCFSCMKQHVEVKLLNAMVASCPHEGCNTEVTIDSCGKFLDPKLVEIMSNRKKEASIAVSEKVYCAFPRCSALMSKSEVLQYTRTVMLVAEQSGARKCVKCHRFFCIYCKVPWHFDMTCIDYKRLNPHPAREDAMLNTLATKKRWRECIKCKHVIELGGGCYHITCRCGFEFCYTCGAEWRNKKPTCSCPIWDEPNIIHNRQRRQ from the exons ATGGAAAACCACTCCCGAGACAAAGGTAAAGCTACCCAAACTGACAACGAAGACAAAGATGACCTCCAATCAGTCCTCACCCTCCAACGTCATCTACTAATGGAAGCCAAAACCTTAGACTCTGACCTCGACTTTGCATTCCAACTCCAAATGCAAGAAGCCTTTTCCGCTTCCCTCTCTGTTCACCACCCTTCCTCTTCCCTTGACGTCACTCTTTCCCCTCCTTCGGACAGGGGTTTCGACTACGTAACCCTCATGCTCCAAGACATTGAGAGGTTCGAGATGGAACGTAAAGATAGGGAAGAAAGCGAGGAAGAGATGAGGAGATTCAGGAACGACCTAAACCGTTCGATTTACGACCAAAACTTCGCTAGGTACATCATGAATGTCCCTGAACAAGAATGGAACAACTATGGGGATAACTACGAAAGGCCTTACGATGGGAACGTGGTGGAATCCCAAAATGAGGGTTTTAGAGTTTATGTTAAAGGGTTGGTGAGTGAAGAGAGGATAAGGGAGATGAAAGTTACGGTGGGGGGTGTTGGAGTTGCCATTTGTGATTTTTGGAATAATTTGGTCTTGGAATTGAGGAAGAAGTTAGACGGTGCAGAGTTCATCACCGGTGAAATGGCTGGAGTCGAGGCTGTGATTCATGGGCTTAATGCGGCTTTGAGTTTGGACTTGAAGAGGGTTAcactttttgttgatgatttcTTGGTTTATCAGTTC ATTACAGGCAGACAGCAACCTGGACAGAGCAAGTTGGGGACAAAAGTCAACGAGGTCTCTCTTCTACAAAAGCGATTTACTTACTTTCAACCATCATTTGCGGCACGTAATGATATGAGCTTTGTGTTCAAGCTAGCAAGAGATGCTATAGTCTCTCAGATTACTTGGCCTGTAGAAACTAGCAATGGCAAGGGTTTGAAGGAGACTTGCATGATATGTTTTGAAGATACTGATGCTACCCAGATGTTCACTGTCGATGGTTGCTTTCACAGATATTGCTTTTCTTGCATGAAGCAGCATGTAGAAGTCAAATTGCTAAATGCAATGGTGGCTAGTTGTCCTCATGAAGGCTGTAATACTGAGGTGACTATTGATAGCTGTGGGAAATTCTTGGATCCTAAATTAGTTGAGATCATGAGCAACCGCAAGAAGGAAGCTTCTATTGCTGTTTCAGAGAAAGTTTATTGCGCATTTCCAAGGTGTTCTGCACTGATGTCGAAAAGTGAGGTCTTACAATATACTAGAACTGTAATGCTTGTTGCTGAACAATCTGGGGCCAGAAAATGTGTAAAATGCCATCGCTTTTTCTGCATCTATTGCAAGGTTCCTTGGCACTTTGATATGACCTGCATTGATTACAAAAGATTGAATCCTCATCCTGCTAGAGAAGATGCTATGTTGAACACTCTTGCTACTAAAAAACGATGGCGTGAATGTATTAAGTGCAAACATGTGATTGAACTTGGTGGAGGGTGCTATCACATCACTTGCAG ATGTGGATTTGAGTTCTGCTACACTTGTGGAGCGGAGTGGCGTAACAAGAAACCAACATGTTCCTGTCCAATATGGGATGAGCCTAACATTATACATAATCGACAAAGGCGGCAATGA